Proteins found in one Plasmodium malariae genome assembly, chromosome: 13 genomic segment:
- the PmUG01_13039500 gene encoding conserved Plasmodium protein, unknown function: MKNYNSSSSRNKYKGENSSYNNGYSGYNYYNNYYYNNNLSYYKKKNSIYGKGVYYNEYTKEKDKNNKNSDIILHKKYDDKKNEIEQELNEIDQIKNDSVLEEVDKINNITFGNDDNLDCDFSYIMSNNLIENEKKIFKLNKLENKNLNCSEFSKLEENNDNLLDDSSTDFIKMGENKRKEHFLKYENEINYNERNRKKGTQNDNIIHSNNKNVEKKMLSKNNKVSKENDDLFQFDNKVSNLTEFINKNIFYSNENDELNDGQSSGNGDPFNFMNFDTTNEGFKELRELKKDYRNNKNIINVTHENEENGKNNYVKKKVNSEEEDEEITEKKEKRLDECKLSENEFTRMHLLSSYEQIHDNRTYNNENYKDVDYFSCLKKKNMNITGYNKRWKDESNDIDSDNINEKSSGSNNNNRSKYNSRSTSNNNDSNNNISGNGKTLLEQNYSEHARILTLNMMNNMDNIFSASGINELVESKNFVADEKLDLLNEVRNVYSDMNDLKGMNDKNGMNDMKCTKRMKDKKAINNMREVNGVNNVEVYEVKHMRNQNDINSILESSYINGGTGINENYVVTSNKYPRNNVNNFKLKDNDINETFLLHINEKKDIPYKNRVNYNLNNSNNKYNDISEGLKNYREEEYSNENCISQEHMIRKNEEEGKTKYFVCNINNDDKDTDLRELKYNKEILHDEHILSNADNFLLRNHFEDENYYINLNSKLNNFTEDDLLYLKDEENIKLNAEEDMNVLNILNEYYLDAKSTDFMLMGKNKEIFADEDQNVESKNNIPDGISKPHTNDDRSYVKNYGQGKDSGYDHGCDGKYDSNEHEDAHYYSSKQGGIDIHIETVTPHKGNNVYVNSGKTIDDVPMREIHVKDARVRGPRLSDPHLSDSRISDNNKSIQNEEGNSTKARNIMPNYGSGTNNIRLSKNLDTNNFSKKNYIGMYKNNIKDRPSRSTPNVYIEKHEQKGEYFHRNSERGANQNELHAGNYCMAAPDGNNNSNYNSSGNYNINGIINHNYNYFTNDKTHAYCGKSVNGNDFYKAAFERSVVSNENYVTKLRKQNMLKLTKFLKTSYMNMHIKQINEKLYHYYRFINKISANIKKHKYHIKYKNIMQKSDKDKLLRIQLSYMIINPCIQKNSGKWNFKNEEKGDKENINTLLNHDTVLNHDSLLNMNKGEKTLIPHFDKNKISSHTMNNSEAVFKDLPSNKYQKILNSYKSENEEEHVQNDDHMENDEPMQNSETLLLLEKLKQNYFLNQDFSILYPSGKDDKLDALLDERNFDMSNENFLNINLNKILNFSTLSEDNLKDHENEALRGGEPNERYTENTYVDDNAKMFLQMCKKRGISEENNQGDAYNEAGDKNEESREEEEEAGEGGHKEEKQNIKKLDNNNDDETKTRYKNDDYENSLYMVNGGDNICKYENIKKLGRYVFATVHEPRNLITLVKMKDTEGTDEIIDKIKFIIKSEVGDDIVEEDEQELGITANEINTKSYHQQKESRYSLDKRRNSYLITSNINSNMKNNMIKKILEVIWDLYIDIKNLYKDIDKCPYTHIGTISKYNEDIKRKKNTLFNFIFLNKINDDTQMVYSYADNNNIFLKKNITNVDIIMNKYVYLYITNTLYNNIITSTNIDHFSFPNIEDLITSLTFDQKFVSRCVRRSYEGIAGGGKNGLCQGKGDKVDRCDISDNADKTDKAGKNHLSTVSNESNIGNIFLYPFPYENNEVKLSSFDIFGKTIMFNCKYSYYNFENYNNYDCFNKMMVPKEKKKKSFFLFKEKENRKGTSQSTEADNILLADSLKIHNDIEICEMDKNQIKNDLCRLRSVYYLFVKSILKNKGAYIYKKIFKIIKKKKRMSLIYTLFSNYLLMFYIFSQVDECFDSKFEYEEFLKLQLLHINTNINTINKLLKNEKAQNKPLLQQEQNLNNPQQRQNIRYKLYNANVYTSLYIYLIDITLSYLFTPDIGIKFFQNILSLILFYNYINLYITKILFYKSGAGLLTILLVKIIPYVKEFDRNLIICFLYSVLNSMFYILSNIFYYHLNNEKKNKKYIGNESELYSKILTSMTNEIDFYKIVYKSVCSYSHQERFYEDEIAYMLQDLGKDDIVKVIMNHIKT; this comes from the exons atgaagaattataATTCAAGCAGTTCAAGGAACAAATATAAGGGTGAGAATAGCAGCTATAATAATGGTTATAGTGGTTACAATTACTATAAcaactattattataataacaatttgtcttattacaaaaaaaaaaatagtatatatgGAAAAGGTGTGTACTATAATGAATATACGAaggaaaaggataaaaataataaaaactcagatataattttacataaaaagtatgatgacaaaaaaaatgagattGAACAAGAATTAAACGAAATTgaccaaataaaaaatgatagtGTTCTTGAAGAAgtagataaaattaataacatcACATTTGGTAATGATGATAATTTGGATTGtgatttttcttatattatgagtaataatttaattgaaaatgaaaagaaaatatttaaattaaataagttagaaaataaaaatctgAATTGTTCAGAATTTTCTAAATTAGaggaaaataatgataatttattaGATGATAGTAGTActgattttataaaaatgggggaaaataagagaaaagaacattttttaaaatatgagaatgaaataaattacaatgaaagaaatagaaaaaagggaacacaaaatgataatattattcatagtaataataaaaatgtggaaaaaaaaatgctttccaaaaataataaagtaagtAAAGAAAATGATGACCTGTTTCAATTTGATAATAAAGTATCCAACTTAACGGagtttataaataaaaatatattttactctAATGAGAATGACGAGCTGAATGATGGACAGTCGTCAGGAAATGGAGAtccatttaattttatgaattttgATACCACTAATGAAGGTTTTAAAGAATTGAGGGAGTTAAAAAAGGATTataggaataataaaaatattataaacgTTACACACGAAAATGaggaaaatggaaaaaataattatgtgaaaaaaaaagtaaatagtGAGGAAGAGGATGAAGAAATaacggaaaaaaaagaaaaaagactGGATGAATGTAAACTGAGTGAAAATGAATTTACAAGAATGCATTTATTGAGCAGTTATGAACAAATTCATGACAACagaacatataataatgaaaattacaaAGATGTGGATTATTTTAgctgtttaaaaaaaaaaaatatgaacattacaggatataataaaagatggAAAGATGAAAGTAATGATATTGATAGcgataatattaatgaaaaaagtagcggtagtaataacaataataggaGTAAATACAATAGTAGGAGTACGagcaataataatgatagtaacaataatatcaGTGGTAATGGTAAAACTTTGTTGGAACAAAATTATTCTGAACACGCAAGAATTTTAACGCTTAACATGATGAACAACAtggataatattttttccgcAAGCGGTATAAATGAATTAGTGGAgtcaaaaaattttgttgCTGATGAGAAACTCGATTTGTTAAATGAAGTTAGAAACGTATATAGTGATATGAACGATTTGAAGGGAATGAATGACAAGAATGGTATGAATGATATGAAGTGCACAAAGCGAATGAAGGACAAGAAGGCCATCAACAATATGAGGGAGGTGAACGGTGTGAATAATGTTGAAGTGTATGAAGTGAAACACATGAGAAACCAAAATGATATAAACAGCATTCTAGAGTCTAGCTATATTAATGGTGGTACTGgcattaatgaaaattatgtGGTTACGTCAAATAAATATCCAAgaaataatgttaataattttaagcTGAAAGataatgatattaatgaaacttttttgttacatattaatgaaaaaaaggatataccCTATAAGAATAGAGTTaactataatttaaataatagtaataataagtaTAATGATATTAGTGAAGGTTTAAAGAACTATAGGGAAGAAGAATATTCAAATGAAAATTGTATATCCCAAGAGCATatgataagaaaaaatgaagaagaaggaaaaacaaaatattttgtttgcaatataaataatgatgataaagATACAGATTTAAGAGAATTAAAGTATAACAAAGAAATATTACATGATGAACATATACTAAGTAATgctgataattttttattaagaaacCATTTTGaagatgaaaattattatataaatttaaatagtaaattaaataattttacagaAGATGATTTGCTTTATTTGAAAGACGAAGAAAACATTAAATTAAATGCTGAAGAAGATATGAAcgttttgaatattttaaatgaatattaccTAGATGCTAAATCAACTGATTTTATGTtaatgggaaaaaataaggagATATTTGCAGATGAAGACCAAAATGTAGAAAGCAAAAATAACATACCTGACGGGATAAGTAAACCACACACGAATGATGATCGTAGTTACGTTAAAAACTATGGTCAGGGGAAAGATAGTGGTTATGACCATGGGTGTGATGGAAAATATGATAGTAATGAGCATGAAGATGCTCATTATTATAGCTCTAAACAGGGGGGAATTGATATTCATATAGAAACAGTAACGCCCCATAAGGGAAACAATGTTTATGTTAACAGTGGGAAAACGATTGATGATGTACCCATGAGAGAGATTCATGTAAAAGATGCACGTGTTAGAGGCCCCCGTTTGAGTGATCCCCATTTGAGCGATTCCCGCATAAGTGATAATAACAAAAGTATTCAGAACGAGGAGGGAAATAGTACCAAAGCAAGAAACATCATGCCTAATTATGGGAGTGGAACTAATAACATTCGCCTGAGCAAAAATTTGGACACGAacaatttttctaaaaagaattatatcgGTATGTATAAGAACAACATAAAGGATAGACCGAGTAGGAGTACaccaaatgtatatatagaaaagCACGAACAGAAAGGAGAGTATTTTCATAGGAATAGTGAAAGAGGAGCAAATCAAAACGAGCTGCACGCAGGTAATTATTGCATGGCGGCACCTGACGGtaacaataacagtaatTATAACAGCAGCGGTAACTACAACATTAATGGTATCATTAACCATAACTATAACTACTTTACCAATGACAAAACGCATGCATACTGTGGGAAGAGTGTAAATGGAAATGATTTCTATAAAGCAGCATTTGAAAGAAGTGTAGTGAGCAATGAGAATTACGTTACCAAGTTAAGGAAGCAAAACATGCTTAAGTTGACCAAGTTTTTGAAAACGAGTTATatgaatatgcatataaagcaaataaatgaaaagttGTACCATTATTACAgatttataaacaaaattagtGCTAATATTAAGAAGCACAAATaccatataaaatataaaaatattatgcaaAAGAGTGATAAGGATAAACTGCTAAGAATTCAATTATCTTATATGATCATAAATCCAtgtattcaaaaaaatagtgGAAAAtggaattttaaaaatgaagaaaaaggagataaggaaaacataaatacattacTTAATCATGATACTGTGTTGAATCATGACTCATTGTTGAATATGAACAAAGGtgaaaaaacattaattccacattttgataaaaataaaatatcaagTCATACAATGAATAATAGTGAGGCCGTTTTTAAAGACTTGCCTAGCAATAAATATCAGAAAATTTTGAACAGTTATAAAAGCGAAAATGAAGAGGAGCACGTACAAAATGATGATCATATGGAAAATGATGAACCCATGCAGAATAGTGAAACTCTTTTgttattagaaaaattaaaacaaaactaTTTTCTGAACCAGGATTTTAGTATCCTTTATCCCAGTGGAAAAGATGATAAATTAGATGCATTATTAGATGAAAGGAATTTTGATATGtctaatgaaaattttttaaatattaatttaaataagatTTTGAACTTTTCCACTTTATCTGAAGATAATCTAAAAGATCATGAAAATGAAGCACTAAGAGGAGGGGAGCCCAATGAAAGGTATACGGAAAATACTTATGTAGATGATAATGCAAAAATGTTTCTTCAGATGTGCAAAAAAAGAGGCATAAGTGAGGAAAATAATCAGGGAGATGCATATAATGAAGCTGGGGATAAGAACGAAGAGAGTagagaagaagaggaagaagcaGGTGAAGGAGGACACAAggaagaaaaacaaaatataaagaaactTGATAACAACAACGACGATGAAACAAAAACtagatataaaaatgatgattATGAAAACAGCTTGTATATGGTTAATGGAGGagataatatatgtaaatatgaaaatattaagaagTTAGGAAGGTATGTATTTGCAACAGTACATGAACCAAGAAATTTAATAACGCTAGTTAAAATGAAAGATACTGAAGGAACAGATGAAATaatagataaaattaaatttataataaagagCGAAGTGGGTGATGATATAGTTGAAGAGGACGAGCAGGAGCTGGGTATAACTGCGAATGAAATTAATACCAAAAGTTATCATCAGCAAAAGGAAAGTAGATATTCTCTTGACAAGAGAAGGAACAGCTATTTAATAACTTCCAACATTAACAGTAATATGAAgaataatatgataaaaaagattCTAGAGGTAATATGGGATCtgtatatagatataaaaaatttgtataaagATATTGATAAATGCCCTTACACTCATATAGGAACTATATCTAAATATAATGAggatataaaaagaaagaaaaacacactgtttaattttatctttttaaataaaataaatgatgatACGCAAATGGTATATTCTTACGCTGATaacaacaatatatttttaaaaaaaaatattactaatgtagatattattatgaacaaatatgtgtatttatatataaccaacacattatataataatataataactaGTACCAATATTGACCATTTTTCCTTTCCCAATATTGAAGATTTAATAACTAGTCTGACATTTGATCAAAAGTTTGTAAGTAGGTGTGTTAGGAGGTCCTATGAAGGAATTGCAGGTGGCGGAAAAAATGGATTGTGCCAGGGTAAAGGAGATAAAGTAGATAGATGTGATATAAGTGATAACGCTGATAAAACTGATAAAGCAGGAAAGAACCACCTGAGCACAGTTAGCAATGAAAGCAACATAGGtaacatatttttgtatCCCTTCCCCTACGAAAACAACGAGGTTAAATTGAGCAGTTTTGATATATTTGGTAAGACAATAATgtttaattgtaaatatagttattataattttgaaaattacaataattatGACTGTTTTAACAAGATGATGGTaccaaaggaaaaaaaaaaaaaatcttttttcctttttaaagaaaaggaaaatagaAAAGGCACAAGTCAAAGTACAGAAGCAGATAACATACTATTAGCAGATAGTTTAAAAATCCATAATGATATAGAAATATGTGAAATGGACAAAAATCAAATTAAGAATGACCTTTGTAGGTTGAGAAGTGTATACTACTTATTTGTAAAaagcatattaaaaaataagggtgcatatatatataaaaaaatttttaaaattattaaaaaaaaaaagagaatgtcattaatatataccttgtttagtaattatttattaatgttttatattttttcccaaGTGGATGAATGCTTTGATAGTAAATTTGAATATGAAGAATTTCTTAAATTACAGCTGTTAcatattaatacaaatataaatacaattaataagttattgaaaaatgaaaaggcaCAAAACAAACCTTTATTACAGCAAGagcaaaatttaaataatccTCAACAACGACAGAACATACGATATAAATTGTACAATgcaaatgtatatacttcattgtatatatatcttattgACATAACattatcttatttatttactccTGACATAGGAATAAAGTTTTTTCAAAACATTCTATCtctcattttgttttacaattatatcaatttgtatataacgaaaattcttttttataag AGCGGAGCGGGGCTGTTAACGATACTACTGGTGAAAATAATTCCGTACGTCAAAGAATTTGACAG aAATCTCATAATTTGCTTCCTATACTCAGTGCTGAATAgcatgttttatattttaagtaacatattttattatcacttaaataatgagaaaaaaaacaaaaaatacataGGCAACGAATCAGAATTGTATTCCAAAATTTTAACGTCTATGACGAATGAAATAgacttttataaaattgtgTACAAAAGTGTGTGTAGTTATTCACATCAGGAAAGATTTTACGAGGATGAAATAGCCTACATGCTGCA AGATTTAGGAAAAGATGATATTGTAAAGGTCATAATGAATCATATAAAAACTTAA
- the PmUG01_13039700 gene encoding thioredoxin-like protein, putative, giving the protein MTKTLLFFIFQVFAICVKNVKSVNHKKSFTINHVNIPVGLRTNKHRKFAYVDLRRNKSEEGRRNLLEGNLSRQKCPLRKVSLKGLIGVTGISIPLFLASLLIYNKLRFDNKNLSDAEKIMGKYLYKHEKNLFFGNNYDDEKPYNIFYIISNIYNNVITFINFYINVKKVCTKENANEYTILFFHSYNVDKFLRARNIKTYADRLKDIYKEINKNNNVNVVYVPLDSKLLFNIKHFSNMNNWYSVLFHDKRHILKLIKNYNIMNIPTMVLLDKNMNIINDNINYLLLYESKHFPYKNVNNFTYINHLYDKNNNKYNFKDLNSDYIVFYFNNDKDNKEDMQSLLRIKKKLAKKNIKLDIIYIKDMERKKGGKNNKSSADNVIGSSSKKDDPSEGTKEEHNNDNSSSNNNNENKNNINHNNGGNGDNNNKNNKNGKGEKEDKQDNSNKETFSLNNGKYSDTNEDKGSANYLDDVYYLGSQENNAIYKLLLYDIFDVTFKPVSILANKKGNILNKYINVSKKDNEISTFILNNHKSLNEQVNEKNYMFKYDNISNLSNLNVFAPIFILFSEKLDFDLLNQYDSLIEEYSKNRKGKRINFYFLLNEDKKYEALKKLCSVNDTTQVLILDLFNQKLFKENINNINIIQKINGKSVINKENFFNFVNRYYNDDLYSSTIVLTKEA; this is encoded by the exons aTGACAAAAactctccttttttttatttttcaagtGTTTGCAATATGTGTCAAAAATGTTAAATCA GTTAATCATAAAAAATCTTTTACAATAAACCATGTAAATATACCGGTAGGTTTGCGGACGAACAAACATAGGAa GTTTGCATACGTAGACTTGAGGAGGAACAAGTCCGAAGAGGGGAGGAGAAATCTGTTGGAGGGGAATTTATCTAGGCAGAAATGCCCCCTGAGGAAAGTTAGTTTGAAGGGTCTTATAGGTGTTACTGGTATTTCaattcctttatttttagctagcttattgatatataataaattaagattTGATAATAAGAATTTAAGTGATGCTGAAAAGATCATGGgaaagtatttatataaacatgaaaaaaatttattttttgggaataattatgatgatgaaaaaccatataatatattttatataattagtaatatatataataatgtgataacgtttattaatttttatataaatgtaaaaaaggtTTGTACTAAAGAAAACGCAAATGAATATACgatattatttttccattcttATAATGTAGATAAATTCTTACGTGCacgaaatattaaaacatatgCTGATAGATTAAAAGACATATATAAAGagattaataaaaacaataatgtGAATGTAGTTTATGTACCCTTAGATAGTAAActgttatttaatataaaacattttagcAATATGAACAACTGGTATAGTGTATTATTTCATGATAAAagacatattttaaaattaattaaaaattataatattatgaatattccTACCATGGTTTtattagataaaaatatgaacattataaatgataatataaattatttattactataTGAAAGTAAACATTTTCCCTACAAAAACGTGAACAATTTTACGTATATAAACCacttatatgataaaaataacaataaatataatttcaaaGATTTAAATTCAGACTATATagttttttactttaataacGACAAAGATAATAAAGAAGATATGCAATCCTtgttaagaataaaaaaaaaattagcaaaaaagaacataaaactggacattatttatataaaagatatggaaagaaaaaaaggaggtaaaaataataagagtAGTGCTGATAATGTTATTGGTAGTTCGAGTAAAAAAGATGATCCGAGCGAGGGCACCAAGGAAGAACATAACAATGacaatagtagtagtaataataataatgaaaataaaaataatattaatcaCAATAATGGTGGTAATggtgataataataataaaaataataaaaatggtaaaGGAGAGAAAGAAGACAAGCAGGATAACAGTAATAAAGAGACATTCTCGTTGaataatggaaaatataGTGATACTAACGAAGACAAAGGTAGTGCAAACTATCTTGATGATGTGTACTATTTAGGAAGTCAAGAAAATAATGCTATTTAtaaacttttattatatgatatttttgaTGTTACATTTAAGCCTGTAAGTATTTTGGCtaataaaaagggaaatatattaaataaatatattaatgttagTAAAAAAGATAACGAAATAtcaacatttattttaaataatcataaaagtttaaatgaacaagttaatgaaaaaaattatatgtttaaatatgataatattagtaACTTGAGTAATTTAAATGTGTTTGCAccaatttttatcttatttagCGAAAAATTAGattttgatttattaaaTCAGTATGATTCACTAATTGAAgaatatagtaaaaatagaaagggaaaaagaattaacttttattttttacttaacgAGGATAAAAAATACGAAGCTTTAAAGAAACTTTGTTCAGTTAATGATACAACTCAAGTACTCATATTAGATTTATTCAaccaaaaattatttaaagaaaatattaataatattaacattataCAAAAGATAAATGGAAAAAGCGTGATCaacaaagaaaatttttttaattttgtgaaCAGGTACTACAATGATGATTTGTACTCATCTACTATTGTTTTAACGAAGGAAGCATAG
- the GST gene encoding glutathione S-transferase, putative, which translates to MTEDIVLYYFDARGKAELIRLIFAYLGIKYTDKRFGENGDAFAEFKNFKKEKEIPFNQVPILEVGNLIFAQSQAIVRYLSKKYNISGNSELNEFYADMIFCGVQDIHYKFNNTNLFKQNETTFLNEELPKWSGYFEKLLKKNNTNYFVGDNLTYADLAVFNLYDDIETKYPNSLKNFPLLKAHNEFISNLPNIKNYITNRKESIY; encoded by the exons ATGACGGAGGATATAGTATTGTACTATTTCGACGcaag gGGAAAAGCTGAACTGATCAGGTTAATTTTTGCATACCTgggaataaaatatacagaCAAAAGATTTGGAGAAAATGGGGATGCATTTGcagaatttaaaaattttaaaaaagaaaaagaaataccaTTTAATCAAGTACCAATATTAGAAGTAGGTAATTTGATATTTGCGCAAAGCCAAGCAATAGTACGATATTTgtccaaaaaatataatattagtGGGAATAGtgaattaaatgaattttatgCAGATATGATATTTTGTGGTGTTCAAgatatacattataaatttaataacactaatttatttaaacaaaatgaaaccACGTTTCTTAATGAAGAGTTACCTAAATGGTCAGgatattttgaaaaacttctaaaaaagaataatacaaattattttgtagGTGATAATTTAACATATGCTGATTTAGctgtttttaatttatatgatgATATAGAAACAAAATATCCTAAcagtttaaaaaattttcctttattaaAAGCACATAATGAATTTATAAGTAACCTCcctaatattaaaaattatattactaaTAGGAAGGAAagcatttattaa